TCAGGGCAAGCAGGACAGCGCCTGCGGGAGAAGGGGGCAGGGGGATGAGGGGCAGCCATTACACAACTCATTTAGGTTTGCTATATACCTTTTTTGTCCTAGATAAAACTTTTAAGAAGACTGTGAAAACCCAATTATCTCCCCAAACTATCTTCCTTACCACTTGTGTGTCGCTGTTTCTGGGATTAACGTCCTGTCAACCCACCTCGGAGTCTAGTTCTTCGAGTTCGAGTGGTAGTTTACCCCCTGAAGAGGTGACCATTCGTTCAGGACATAGTAGCTGGGTGGAAGAAAGCTTTCAAACTCAGGTGGTTAATATTGGTCTGGAACAGCTCGGTTATCAGATTGATTCGGTCAAAGAGTTGGAGTATCCCGGTATTTATCTTTCTGTTGCCAATGGAGATTTAGATTATAGTGTGGTCTATTATCAGCCTGGGCATGAAGAGTTTTTTAACAATGCTGGAGGTGAAGAAAAATTAACAGGTGTAGGACTTTTAATTGAATCAGGAACCCAAGGATATCTGATTGATAAAAAAACAGCCGATGAATATGGAATTACAAATATAGAGCAGTTTCAAGACCCGGAAATTGCCCAGTTATTTGACTTTGATGGAGATGGAAAAGCTAATTTAACGGGATGTAATCCGGGTTGGGGTTGTGAAAAAAATACCAATCATCATATTGAAGTCTATGAACTTGAAGATACCGTAGAACACGATCAAGGAAGTTATACGGCTTTGTTAGCAGATGCTATTACTCGTTACGAAG
This sequence is a window from Roseofilum capinflatum BLCC-M114. Protein-coding genes within it:
- the proX gene encoding glycine betaine/L-proline ABC transporter substrate-binding protein ProX; this translates as MKTQLSPQTIFLTTCVSLFLGLTSCQPTSESSSSSSSGSLPPEEVTIRSGHSSWVEESFQTQVVNIGLEQLGYQIDSVKELEYPGIYLSVANGDLDYSVVYYQPGHEEFFNNAGGEEKLTGVGLLIESGTQGYLIDKKTADEYGITNIEQFQDPEIAQLFDFDGDGKANLTGCNPGWGCEKNTNHHIEVYELEDTVEHDQGSYTALLADAITRYEEGEPIFYYAYNPHWVGAVLRPGEDVIWLEVPFTSLPEEMTNISEADTTFNGKNLGLPATTQQVMSNPEFLAQNPVAKRWFELVQISLEDMNEASLKIKEGANTSEAIRRLAEEWVAENQEQFDRWIEEAKAAGE